One genomic window of Pseudomonas sp. LFM046 includes the following:
- the leuA gene encoding 2-isopropylmalate synthase codes for MSMLKAPSNKYRPFPAINLPDRTWPSKTITEVPIWCSSDLRDGNQSLIEPMDAQKKMRFFKTLVKVGLKEIEVAFPSASDTDFNFVRELIEGGHIPDDVTIQVLTQAREDLITRTFESLKGAKKAIVHVYNATAPSFRRIVFNQDKAGVVDIAVKAATLIKELAAKQPETDWTFQYSPEIFSSTELDFAVEVCDAVINVWQPTPENKIILNLPATVECATPNVYADQIEWFGRHVSRRDSVIISLHTHNDRGTGVAATELGLMAGADRVEGCLFGNGERTGNVDLVTLALNMYTQGLHPQLDFSDIDAVRKVVEECNQLPVHPRHPYVGDLVHTAFSGSHQDAIRKGFAQQKDDALWEVPYLPIDPADIGRSYEAVIRVNSQSGKGGITFLLEQEYGISLPRRMQIEFSQVVQKETDRLGLEMTAEQIYKLLDAEYLQATTPFTLKGHRLQEENGTSAVDIEVQVKGETQHLRGMGKGPLEALVASLPVKVEIMDYSEHAIGAGTNAKAAAYIELRVNGGRALHGIGIDENLTTASFRALFSALNRALSQAEAEAA; via the coding sequence ATGAGCATGCTGAAAGCCCCGTCCAACAAGTACCGTCCGTTCCCGGCCATCAACCTGCCGGATCGCACCTGGCCATCGAAGACCATCACCGAAGTGCCGATCTGGTGCAGCTCGGACCTGCGTGACGGCAACCAGTCGCTGATCGAGCCGATGGACGCGCAGAAGAAGATGCGTTTCTTCAAGACCCTGGTGAAAGTGGGCCTGAAGGAAATCGAGGTGGCCTTCCCCTCCGCTTCGGACACCGATTTCAACTTCGTCCGTGAGCTGATCGAAGGTGGCCACATCCCGGACGACGTGACCATCCAGGTGCTGACCCAGGCCCGCGAAGACCTGATCACCCGCACCTTCGAATCCCTGAAGGGCGCGAAGAAGGCCATCGTCCACGTCTACAACGCCACCGCGCCGTCCTTCCGCCGCATCGTCTTCAACCAGGACAAGGCCGGCGTGGTCGACATCGCCGTGAAGGCCGCCACCCTGATCAAGGAACTGGCCGCCAAGCAGCCGGAAACCGACTGGACCTTCCAGTACTCCCCGGAAATCTTCAGTTCCACCGAGCTGGACTTCGCCGTGGAAGTCTGCGACGCCGTGATCAACGTCTGGCAGCCGACTCCCGAGAACAAGATCATCCTCAACCTGCCGGCTACCGTTGAGTGCGCCACCCCGAACGTCTACGCCGACCAGATCGAATGGTTCGGCCGCCACGTCAGCCGCCGCGACTCGGTCATCATCAGCCTGCACACCCATAACGACCGTGGCACCGGCGTCGCCGCTACCGAACTGGGCCTGATGGCCGGTGCTGACCGCGTGGAAGGCTGCCTGTTCGGCAACGGTGAGCGCACCGGTAACGTCGACCTGGTAACCCTGGCGCTGAACATGTACACCCAGGGCCTGCACCCGCAGCTGGACTTCTCCGACATCGACGCCGTGCGCAAGGTGGTGGAAGAGTGCAACCAACTGCCGGTTCACCCGCGTCACCCCTATGTGGGCGACCTGGTGCACACCGCCTTCTCCGGCTCCCACCAGGACGCGATCCGCAAGGGCTTCGCCCAGCAGAAGGACGACGCCCTGTGGGAAGTGCCGTACCTGCCGATCGACCCGGCCGACATCGGCCGCAGCTACGAAGCGGTAATCCGCGTGAACAGCCAGTCTGGCAAGGGCGGCATCACCTTCCTGCTGGAGCAGGAATACGGCATTAGCCTGCCGCGCCGCATGCAGATCGAGTTCAGCCAGGTGGTGCAGAAGGAAACCGACCGCCTGGGCCTGGAAATGACTGCCGAGCAGATCTACAAGCTGCTGGACGCCGAATACCTGCAGGCCACCACCCCGTTCACCCTGAAGGGTCATCGACTGCAGGAAGAGAACGGCACCAGCGCCGTCGACATCGAAGTCCAGGTCAAGGGCGAAACCCAGCACCTGCGCGGCATGGGCAAGGGCCCGCTGGAAGCCCTGGTCGCCAGCCTGCCGGTGAAGGTGGAGATCATGGATTACTCGGAGCACGCCATCGGCGCCGGCACCAACGCCAAGGCCGCGGCCTATATCGAACTGCGCGTCAACGGCGGTCGTGCCCTGCACGGGATCGGCATCGACGAGAACCTCACCACGGCGAGCTTCCGTGCCCTGTTCAGCGCCCTCAATCGCGCGCTGAGCCAGGCCGAGGCCGAAGCGGCCTGA
- a CDS encoding mechanosensitive ion channel family protein, with translation MQIEFTTWLEWLRQHNELHTIVASIFLVVVAWLSNWMVKRILVRGLFHVAGAIAYGRHEKIPDHGLVRRLANIVPAMVLAGGVKVVPNLPDTLVTVVTNVCAAFIILTVALALSAALTIANDLYQRREDAHLRPIKGYLQVLKIAIFAIATILMIASLIDRSPLILLSGLGAMAAVLMLIFQDTLLSLVASVQITSSDIIRVGDWVEMPQLNADGDVIDIALHTVKVQNWDKTITTIPTKRFITDSFKNWRGMQESGGRRIKRCLYLDQNSVHFLSQEDIARLRHFRLLDNYLKTKESELLSWNAQLDESDRVPINSRQLTNLGTFRAYVEHYLRENQDIRKDMTLLVRQMAPTADGLPLELYCFTNTTAWARYEAIQSDIFDHLLAILPEFGLRVFQHPSGADMRTLRLPAVN, from the coding sequence ATGCAGATCGAATTCACCACCTGGCTGGAATGGCTGCGGCAACACAATGAGTTGCACACCATCGTCGCCTCCATCTTCCTGGTCGTCGTGGCCTGGCTGTCCAACTGGATGGTCAAGCGCATCCTGGTCCGCGGCCTGTTCCATGTCGCCGGCGCCATCGCCTACGGCCGTCATGAGAAGATTCCGGACCATGGGCTGGTCAGGCGCCTGGCCAACATAGTCCCGGCAATGGTCCTGGCAGGCGGGGTGAAAGTCGTCCCCAACCTGCCCGACACCCTCGTGACAGTGGTGACCAACGTCTGTGCGGCCTTCATCATCCTGACCGTCGCCCTGGCCCTGAGCGCTGCGCTGACCATCGCCAACGACCTCTATCAGCGCCGCGAAGACGCCCACCTGAGGCCCATCAAGGGTTACCTGCAGGTACTGAAGATCGCCATCTTCGCCATCGCCACCATCCTCATGATCGCCAGCCTGATCGACCGTTCGCCGCTGATCCTGCTGTCCGGACTCGGTGCCATGGCTGCGGTGCTGATGCTGATCTTCCAGGACACCCTGCTGTCGCTGGTGGCCAGCGTGCAGATTACCTCCAGCGACATCATCCGCGTCGGCGACTGGGTGGAGATGCCGCAGCTCAACGCCGACGGCGATGTGATCGACATCGCCCTGCACACGGTGAAAGTGCAGAACTGGGACAAGACCATTACCACCATCCCCACCAAGCGCTTCATCACCGATTCCTTCAAGAACTGGCGCGGCATGCAGGAGTCCGGCGGCCGACGCATCAAGCGCTGCCTCTATCTGGATCAGAACAGCGTGCACTTCCTCAGCCAGGAGGACATCGCCCGGCTGCGCCACTTCCGCCTGCTGGACAACTACCTGAAGACGAAGGAAAGCGAACTGCTGAGCTGGAACGCCCAACTGGACGAAAGCGATCGCGTGCCCATCAACAGCCGCCAGTTGACCAACCTCGGCACCTTCCGCGCCTACGTCGAGCACTACCTGCGGGAAAACCAGGACATCCGCAAGGACATGACCCTGCTGGTCCGGCAGATGGCCCCCACCGCAGACGGCCTGCCGCTGGAACTCTACTGCTTCACCAACACCACGGCCTGGGCGCGCTACGAAGCCATCCAGTCGGACATCTTCGACCACCTGCTGGCAATCCTGCCGGAGTTCGGCCTACGGGTGTTCCAGCACCCCAGCGGTGCGGACATGCGTACCCTGCGGCTGCCAGCGGTGAATTGA
- a CDS encoding peptidoglycan DD-metalloendopeptidase family protein encodes MRLFAALLLCLALPAHAEGFITRLLNKPVPGGVAVVQLGNSAQAPTARYQDKPVLVVKEEGRDWIAIVGIPLGTKAGQQQVDVSDGRKLAFSVAPRTYREQHIKLANTRQVNPLPEDLKRIDRELAEQTTAYRRFSPGTPSNLLFDKPVDGPLSSPFGLRRFFNGEERNPHSGLDFAVGAGTPIKAPAAGTVILIGDYFFNGKTVFVDHGQGLISMFCHMSKVDVKLGQQLPRGGVVGRVGATGRATGPHMHWNVSLNDVRVDPAIFIGAYKP; translated from the coding sequence ATGCGCCTGTTCGCCGCCCTGCTCCTCTGCCTCGCCCTCCCCGCCCATGCCGAAGGCTTCATCACCCGCCTGTTGAACAAGCCGGTGCCCGGCGGCGTAGCCGTGGTCCAGCTGGGCAACAGCGCCCAAGCGCCCACCGCCCGCTACCAAGACAAGCCGGTGCTGGTGGTCAAGGAGGAAGGTCGCGACTGGATCGCCATCGTCGGCATCCCGCTGGGCACCAAGGCCGGCCAACAGCAGGTCGATGTGAGCGACGGCCGCAAACTGGCCTTCAGCGTCGCCCCGCGCACTTACCGCGAGCAGCACATCAAGCTGGCCAACACGCGCCAGGTGAACCCGCTGCCCGAAGACCTCAAGCGCATCGACCGCGAACTGGCCGAACAGACCACCGCCTACCGCCGCTTCAGTCCCGGCACACCCAGCAACCTGCTGTTCGACAAGCCGGTGGATGGCCCGCTCTCCAGCCCCTTTGGCCTGCGCCGCTTCTTCAATGGTGAAGAGCGCAATCCGCACTCCGGCCTGGACTTCGCCGTGGGCGCCGGCACCCCGATCAAGGCCCCGGCAGCAGGGACGGTGATCCTCATCGGCGACTACTTCTTCAACGGCAAGACGGTGTTCGTCGACCACGGCCAGGGCCTGATCAGCATGTTCTGTCACATGTCGAAGGTGGACGTGAAACTCGGCCAGCAATTGCCCCGTGGGGGCGTGGTCGGCCGCGTCGGCGCCACCGGCCGCGCCACCGGACCGCACATGCACTGGAACGTCAGCCTGAACGACGTGCGGGTGGACCCGGCCATTTTCATCGGCGCCTACAAGCCCTGA
- the xseA gene encoding exodeoxyribonuclease VII large subunit, with translation MLKDPFQRLGLDREVLTVSQLNQRARHLLEDVFPQVWVEGEISNLARPASGHLYFTLKDAQAQVRCALFRQNAQKVRQALRDGLAVRVRGKVSLFEGRGDYQLIADAVEPAGDGALRLAFEALKEKLAAEGLFAAERKRPLPTHPRRIGIVSSPTGAVIRDIISVFRRRAPQVQLTLIPTAVQGREATAQIVRALALADAQGFDALILARGGGSLEDLWCFNEEAVARAVAACQTPIVSAVGHETDVSISDFVADVRAPTPSAAAELLAPDASELQQRLDSLHRRLVLRLREQLTRERLRLDGLFRRLRHPGERLRQQAQRLDDLDMRLRRAFERQLQVRHERLARLDTRLAAQHPGRTLALLRQKLDSLATRLPRAAREALKDRRQRLDALAQTLHVVSPLATLGRGYSILLDERGQAIRAAGQTRPGQRLKARLAEGELDVRVEDNHLTPVNLSLLD, from the coding sequence ATGCTCAAAGACCCTTTTCAACGGCTCGGCCTCGATCGCGAGGTGCTGACCGTCAGCCAGCTCAACCAACGCGCCCGCCATCTCCTGGAGGACGTGTTCCCTCAGGTCTGGGTGGAAGGCGAGATTTCCAACCTCGCCCGTCCCGCTTCCGGCCACCTTTACTTCACCCTCAAGGACGCACAGGCCCAGGTGCGTTGCGCCCTGTTCCGGCAGAATGCCCAGAAAGTGCGCCAGGCCCTGCGCGACGGGCTCGCCGTGCGGGTGCGCGGCAAGGTCTCGCTGTTCGAGGGCCGAGGCGATTACCAGTTGATCGCCGATGCGGTGGAACCCGCCGGCGACGGTGCGTTGCGCCTGGCGTTCGAGGCCCTGAAGGAAAAGCTCGCCGCCGAAGGGCTGTTTGCCGCCGAACGCAAGCGCCCGCTGCCGACCCATCCCCGGCGCATCGGCATCGTCAGTTCGCCCACCGGTGCCGTGATCCGCGACATCATCAGCGTGTTCCGCCGCCGTGCGCCCCAGGTGCAGCTGACCTTGATCCCCACCGCCGTGCAGGGCCGCGAGGCCACCGCCCAGATCGTCCGCGCCCTGGCGCTGGCCGACGCCCAGGGCTTCGATGCCCTGATCCTGGCCCGTGGCGGCGGCTCCCTGGAAGACCTCTGGTGCTTCAACGAGGAAGCCGTGGCCCGCGCCGTGGCCGCCTGCCAGACGCCCATCGTCAGCGCCGTGGGCCATGAGACAGACGTCTCCATCAGCGATTTCGTCGCCGATGTGCGTGCCCCGACGCCGTCCGCCGCCGCCGAGCTGCTGGCCCCCGATGCCAGCGAGCTGCAGCAGCGCCTCGACAGCCTGCATCGCCGCCTGGTCCTGCGCCTGCGGGAGCAACTGACTCGCGAGCGCCTGCGCCTCGACGGCCTGTTCCGACGCCTGCGTCACCCCGGCGAGCGCCTGCGCCAGCAGGCCCAGCGCCTGGACGATCTGGACATGCGCCTGCGCCGTGCCTTCGAGCGCCAGCTGCAGGTGCGCCACGAGCGCCTGGCGCGCCTGGACACCCGCCTCGCCGCGCAGCACCCGGGCCGCACCCTGGCACTGCTGCGGCAGAAGCTCGACAGCCTCGCCACGCGCCTCCCCCGCGCTGCCCGCGAGGCCTTGAAGGACCGCCGCCAGCGCCTCGACGCGCTGGCCCAGACCCTCCATGTGGTCAGCCCCCTCGCCACCCTCGGGCGCGGCTACAGCATCCTGCTGGACGAACGCGGCCAGGCCATTCGCGCCGCCGGCCAGACCCGCCCCGGCCAGCGCCTGAAAGCGCGCCTCGCCGAAGGCGAGCTGGACGTGCGTGTCGAAGACAACCACCTCACCCCCGTGAACCTCTCACTGCTGGACTGA
- the guaB gene encoding IMP dehydrogenase encodes MLRISQEALTFDDVLLIPGYSEVLPKDVSLKTRLTRGIELNIPLVSAAMDTVTEARLAIAMAQEGGIGIVHKNMTIEQQAAEVRKVKRHETAIVRDPVTVTPSTKIIELLQIAREYGFSGFPVVEEGELVGIVTGRDLRFRPNVGDTVAAIMTPKEKLVTAREGTPLEEMKAKLYENRIEKMLVVDEHFYLRGLVTFRDIEKAKTYPLASKDDQGRLRVGAAVGTGADTGERVAALVAAGVDVVVVDTAHGHSKGVIERVRWVKDNYPHVQVIGGNIATGEAAKALAEAGADAVKVGIGPGSICTTRIVAGVGVPQISAIANVAAALAGSGIPLIADGGIRFSGDLSKAIVAGASCVMMGSMFAGTEEAPGEVELFQGRSYKAYRGMGSLGAMAQSQGSSDRYFQDSSAGAEKLVPEGIEGRVPYKGTLTAIVHQLMGGLRASMGYTGCSTVEEMRTKPQFVRITGAGMAESHVHDVQITKEAPNYRVG; translated from the coding sequence ATGCTGCGCATCAGCCAAGAAGCCCTGACCTTCGACGACGTTCTCCTGATCCCGGGTTATTCCGAGGTTCTGCCCAAGGATGTCAGCCTCAAGACCCGCCTGACCCGCGGCATCGAACTGAACATCCCGCTGGTATCCGCAGCGATGGATACCGTGACCGAAGCCCGCCTGGCCATCGCCATGGCCCAGGAAGGCGGCATCGGCATCGTCCACAAGAACATGACCATCGAGCAGCAGGCTGCCGAGGTGCGCAAGGTCAAGCGCCACGAGACTGCGATCGTCCGTGATCCGGTCACCGTCACCCCCTCCACCAAGATCATCGAGCTGCTGCAGATCGCCCGTGAATACGGCTTCTCCGGCTTCCCGGTGGTGGAAGAGGGCGAGCTGGTGGGCATCGTGACCGGCCGCGACCTGCGCTTCCGTCCGAACGTCGGCGACACCGTCGCCGCGATCATGACTCCCAAGGAAAAGCTGGTCACCGCCCGCGAAGGCACCCCGCTGGAAGAAATGAAGGCCAAGCTCTACGAAAACCGCATCGAGAAGATGCTGGTGGTTGACGAGCACTTCTACCTGCGCGGCCTCGTGACCTTCCGTGACATCGAGAAGGCCAAGACCTACCCGCTGGCTTCCAAGGATGATCAGGGCCGCCTGCGCGTTGGCGCGGCGGTGGGCACCGGCGCCGACACCGGCGAGCGCGTTGCCGCACTGGTTGCTGCCGGCGTTGACGTGGTGGTGGTGGACACCGCCCACGGCCACTCCAAGGGCGTGATCGAGCGCGTTCGCTGGGTCAAGGACAACTACCCGCACGTGCAGGTGATCGGCGGCAACATCGCTACCGGCGAAGCTGCCAAGGCCCTGGCCGAGGCGGGGGCTGATGCGGTCAAGGTCGGTATCGGCCCGGGCTCCATCTGCACCACCCGTATCGTCGCCGGTGTGGGCGTACCGCAGATTTCCGCTATCGCCAACGTCGCTGCCGCCCTGGCCGGCTCCGGCATCCCGCTGATCGCCGACGGCGGCATCCGCTTCTCCGGTGACCTGTCCAAGGCCATCGTGGCTGGCGCCTCCTGCGTGATGATGGGCTCCATGTTCGCCGGTACCGAAGAGGCTCCGGGCGAAGTGGAACTGTTCCAGGGCCGTTCCTACAAGGCCTACCGTGGCATGGGTTCCCTCGGCGCCATGGCGCAGTCCCAGGGCTCCTCCGACCGCTACTTCCAGGACTCCTCGGCCGGCGCCGAGAAACTGGTTCCGGAAGGCATCGAAGGCCGCGTTCCCTACAAGGGCACCCTGACCGCCATCGTTCACCAGCTGATGGGCGGCCTGCGCGCTTCCATGGGCTACACCGGTTGCTCCACCGTCGAAGAAATGCGCACCAAGCCCCAGTTCGTGCGTATCACCGGCGCCGGCATGGCCGAATCCCACGTCCACGACGTGCAGATCACCAAGGAAGCCCCGAACTACCGGGTCGGTTGA